In Actinobacillus equuli, the genomic stretch AATGACTGGATTTCCTTCTTCATCTGAACCCTCTTTATTAAATGCACAAACAGAAGAACCATCTTTTGAAATCGCACATCTATCCGTTCCATTTTCAAAGCCTAAGAATTCATCGGATTCCCTTCTTTCTGTACTTTGCCATTTGCTAGAGTATCGACTAATGATTGTGCTATATCACAATTACCCGCTTTTAAAGCCTTTTTTAAAGCACTAAGTAAAGGCTTTCTATAGTTCTCACCTACAGAGAATCTTATTTGTTGTGCATATTTAAATGCACCGTCAGCAAAAAATTTATCTTTAAAATTCGTTCCATAGTTAAAAACAATGCTGTATTGATCTAACTTAATATCTAAATAATCTCTTTGAGCGTGAGGGTCTCCGTCTTCATTCATTCCAGCCGTAGACATTTTTAAATCACATTTAGACATGTCATAATCATTCGATGAATTCTTTTTAGAATCAATACGATAGACATAACCGACTTTAGACCATTGGGCGATAGCAAAAACATCCATAGAAATAAAAGAGAATAAAAATAATATGCTTAATTTAATCCGGTTATTACAGCCCAAGCGCATACGATACCCCACACGAAAAAAATAAATTGCCACATAATTAATTCCTTATCGTAGATAAAAAAGAGGAGGTGCGTCCTCATACTTGCGGGCGCCTCCTCCTCCTTTTTATCTACGTATTAAATACGTTTCATCATACCAAGCACAGAACGTACACCGATGCCGACAGCTAAGAAACCACCGACGGCACACCAAGAGCAACGATAGCTGTTTTTGCATCAGAAAGATCTACACCTGAAGCAATATCACCACACCGTTTGCATTTGCTACACCGGCTAACGCTAGAGAACCAACGATCACCGCACCTTTAGCTAATTTACTTTTAAACATATAAAGTCTCCTTTTATAAAATTTTAATAAATACAACAGTTACGCTCTAATTTGTTTTAAAATCAAGCCTACAGTCTTAGCAAAAAACCAGAGCGAAACCGTTGCAGAAAATGAAACAAAGAAAATCCGGAGTATTCGGAATAGTCTATTGTTTCTTTTGATGAAGGCTCTACCGGAACCTTCAAGATCACTTCCCTACAATTCAAATTATCAGCCTCACAAATTTGAGATTGAAGAGAGATGAAATTCATATAAAATTGCCTCTATTTAACAGAATATTACATTATGCGAAGTAAAATGATTGTAAGTCATTGATTAATAAGGGTTATTGCTTTCTGTGTTGCTTACAAGCTCAATTGTTGAGTTTTCATCAAAATTGTACGTAATCCCTTTACGACCACCTTCCATCGCCCATTCACGTGGATAAACCAACACCATTACCAATTTATTCTTAAATTGTTCAATGGTTCGCTTAAGATTGTCATTCACACAACGATCATCTAATTTAACTTCTTGAGTTGATGTATTGTAGCCGCCGTAGCCGTCAGGCTCTTGAAGCTGTAAACCTAAATTGTGCTTATCTTTAACTTCACCGGTTTCACGATTAGTGAATGATGAATTTTTGTATCCTTTGAGAATACCGACGATATAAAAACCTGTACGCATAAAATGCTCCTTTTAAATGCTATTTAACTTTAAACTACCAAAAAACTTAAGCAATCAACCGTAGCTTCGGCATATTGCTTGGATACTGATAAAAATCCGGGCCTTAAATGGTTTAACGAAGATCTGTTCGCAAGAAATCACTCGGACAGCTTGGAATTTTTCAATATCGCAAGGGTTTGCAATATCTATCCCGATTTTACGTAATCTTGCGCGATGTAATTTAAATTGGGCTTCTTTCAAAAAAAGGTTCTGTCCATTAGCCCATAACATAGCGTAATAAGCAGTCGTATTAGCTTTACGCAAAGTATCGACTATCCCCTCAGAAACAAGCTGTTCCGCTATCGTTTCTAGTTTCACTTCACTGACACTTAATCTTCTATACATATCTAAAAAACCTTTCTGTAATGCTTCTAAACCCGAAAAATCACTCAAACCCCAATAACAAAGCCCTTCACGTTGTAAATAACGAGATTTTAATTTTTGTTCGAATCGGACTACTCCATTCTCCTCGCAATAGTCATAGACCTTTTTGTAATAAGTGAACTCCTTTGAATCGAAACCAAACTTATTTTTAATCTTGTCAAAAGAATGTATTAAAAGCTCTTCGTGTTTGATATAGCAGGATGGGTAAATCAGATTGGCATTACCCTTTGCGCTTAACCAATCGACTGTGCAGCCATTAGTGTGTAATCGACCGATTGAGTTACGGTAACGCATTTGAGAAAGAGCCTTGAGAAATGTACGTTCATTACCTCGACCGACTGAAACATTAGTGGTGATGTCTAAACGCTTGATGATGGCACCGTTTGAAAAAGTTCTTACTTTTTCGCCGTCTTTGCCTTGTCCGTGGAAAATCTCTGTACAACGAGTAAATAATGGAAGTTTAAGAGAGAAAAGAATGTTGTTAAAACAAGAAACACAAGAATCAATATCAGTAAAACCTAATACATTTTCAACTTTATTCCAACGGCTTGGGTTCCCTTCCATTCGAATAACGGAACCGGAAACCTTGATAGAAACCTCATCGCAATAGCTGCCTTTATGACGATATTTTCCGGTTCTTATGCCCTGCTGAACTTCTCCGGTATCAAGATGAATGCCTATCACACCGAAATCAAAAATAGACGCAAGCGTAGATTCGGG encodes the following:
- a CDS encoding DNA-binding protein, with amino-acid sequence MRTGFYIVGILKGYKNSSFTNRETGEVKDKHNLGLQLQEPDGYGGYNTSTQEVKLDDRCVNDNLKRTIEQFKNKLVMVLVYPREWAMEGGRKGITYNFDENSTIELVSNTESNNPY
- a CDS encoding phage/plasmid replication domain-containing protein; translated protein: MNYHIDWLTIEQDFGFEIPESTLASIFDFGVIGIHLDTGEVQQGIRTGKYRHKGSYCDEVSIKVSGSVIRMEGNPSRWNKVENVLGFTDIDSCVSCFNNILFSLKLPLFTRCTEIFHGQGKDGEKVRTFSNGAIIKRLDITTNVSVGRGNERTFLKALSQMRYRNSIGRLHTNGCTVDWLSAKGNANLIYPSCYIKHEELLIHSFDKIKNKFGFDSKEFTYYKKVYDYCEENGVVRFEQKLKSRYLQREGLCYWGLSDFSGLEALQKGFLDMYRRLSVSEVKLETIAEQLVSEGIVDTLRKANTTAYYAMLWANGQNLFLKEAQFKLHRARLRKIGIDIANPCDIEKFQAVRVISCEQIFVKPFKARIFISIQAICRSYG